A region of Subdoligranulum variabile DNA encodes the following proteins:
- a CDS encoding TDP-N-acetylfucosamine:lipid II N-acetylfucosaminyltransferase, which produces MKVIHVVHRDKFTKGYINFMKTQMARYEHCFIIQAEQKLDLVDQNNVFYVKSFEKTISNELLALMDESDAIIFSGIFNSIYLLKQLPRRLLKKTYLQFWGADFYSYSEFRSPIHIRYYLHRFMRKRLYNSCAGHIFLIQGEYKKYEAIFGKFDRNFVVSMPTDYVKEIVQEICELRQKKIKKNNINIMIGNSATKSNRHEEVLNWLSKYSDKEITIYMPLSYGDSEYRNRIIRISKEKYGISAVPIVQYMNTLSYVKFLSTMDIGIINCNRQQGMGNILFLLALGKKVYIRRETTMWESYCSKGYTIFDAAKIPELTYEQFIHFTSKDKEKNENICDQTFTYEQYIREWNDFLEAINR; this is translated from the coding sequence ATGAAAGTCATACATGTGGTCCATAGAGATAAATTTACAAAAGGGTATATTAACTTTATGAAAACACAAATGGCTCGATATGAACATTGTTTTATAATTCAAGCGGAACAAAAACTCGACCTAGTAGATCAAAACAATGTTTTTTATGTTAAAAGCTTTGAAAAAACAATATCAAATGAATTGCTGGCACTAATGGATGAAAGTGATGCTATTATTTTCTCCGGAATTTTTAATAGCATTTATTTGTTAAAGCAGTTGCCCAGAAGGTTATTAAAAAAGACGTATTTGCAATTTTGGGGAGCGGATTTTTATAGTTACTCTGAATTCCGCTCCCCGATTCATATTCGTTATTATCTACATAGGTTTATGAGAAAACGACTGTACAATAGTTGTGCAGGGCATATTTTTTTGATTCAGGGAGAATACAAGAAATATGAAGCGATATTCGGGAAATTTGACAGGAATTTTGTTGTGTCTATGCCTACGGACTATGTGAAAGAAATAGTGCAAGAAATTTGTGAACTGCGACAGAAAAAAATAAAAAAAAACAATATTAATATTATGATTGGTAACTCTGCAACGAAATCTAATAGGCACGAAGAAGTGCTTAACTGGTTAAGTAAGTATTCGGATAAGGAAATTACAATCTATATGCCGCTTTCCTATGGAGATTCCGAATATAGAAATAGAATTATTAGAATCTCAAAAGAAAAATATGGCATATCTGCGGTCCCAATTGTGCAATACATGAATACATTGAGCTACGTAAAGTTTTTGTCCACAATGGATATTGGAATCATTAATTGTAATCGGCAACAAGGAATGGGAAATATTCTTTTTTTACTTGCTTTAGGTAAAAAGGTTTATATTAGACGCGAAACGACGATGTGGGAAAGCTACTGTTCAAAAGGATACACTATATTTGATGCAGCAAAAATTCCTGAATTGACTTATGAACAATTTATTCACTTTACATCAAAAGATAAAGAAAAAAATGAAAATATATGTGACCAAACTTTTACTTATGAACAGTATATACGAGAGTGGAACGATTTCTTAGAAGCCATCAATCGTTAG